From the Bacteroidota bacterium genome, one window contains:
- a CDS encoding MBOAT family O-acyltransferase, with protein sequence MQFNSLHFLFFLPIVTIFYYLLKNKWRWILLFLASTYFYSVFFLPYILILYAIILIDYTTGLLLDKWQNKTLRVTLLLVSITSNLGLLAYFKYYNFFVDVFAPYYNNLHPIEIILPIGLSFHTFQSLSYIIEVYKRKQVAEKHIGYFANYVLFFPQMIAGPIERFSHLGNQFRLKHKFKYKNISQGLRLILYGLFVKMCVADNLAPLVNSFYQAPTTYVSSSAWVALIAFSIQIYADFYGYSTIAVGAAKMLDIHLMDNFKQPYFAVNLKEFWQRWHISLSTWFRDYVFIPLGGSKVNTLRWIINIIIVFGLSGFWHGANYTFIIWGLLHATFYLLEALYHKIRPTTFTTSKTISFLGIILTFLLTTFIWVFFRSPNLTIAKQVILQCFQYSFEATKQVHLPVSQMAMVLLFIIFEFLLIKNRFDVFLQSKNTPIRWVLYIILSVSILLFSGIQSFQFIYFQF encoded by the coding sequence ATGCAGTTTAATTCATTACATTTTTTATTCTTTTTACCCATAGTAACCATATTTTACTATTTGCTAAAAAACAAATGGCGCTGGATTCTATTATTTTTAGCTAGTACCTATTTCTATTCCGTATTCTTCCTACCATACATACTTATTTTATATGCTATTATCCTAATAGATTATACAACAGGTTTACTACTTGATAAATGGCAGAATAAAACACTAAGAGTAACACTGCTACTGGTAAGTATTACAAGCAATTTAGGCTTGCTGGCCTATTTTAAATATTATAATTTTTTTGTTGATGTATTTGCTCCATACTACAATAATTTACACCCAATTGAAATTATTTTGCCTATTGGCTTATCCTTCCATACCTTCCAATCATTAAGTTATATTATAGAAGTATACAAAAGAAAACAAGTAGCCGAAAAACACATAGGCTATTTTGCCAATTACGTTTTGTTTTTCCCCCAAATGATTGCAGGTCCCATCGAAAGATTTTCACATTTGGGCAATCAATTCAGGTTAAAACATAAATTTAAATACAAAAACATAAGTCAGGGCCTGCGTTTAATACTTTACGGGTTATTTGTAAAAATGTGCGTAGCCGATAATTTAGCACCACTAGTAAATAGTTTTTATCAAGCACCTACAACATATGTTTCAAGCTCAGCCTGGGTGGCATTAATAGCATTTTCCATTCAAATCTATGCTGATTTCTATGGCTATTCAACTATTGCCGTTGGAGCCGCCAAAATGCTCGATATACACCTAATGGATAATTTTAAACAACCCTATTTTGCCGTTAATTTAAAAGAGTTTTGGCAACGTTGGCATATATCCTTATCAACCTGGTTTCGCGATTACGTTTTTATTCCATTGGGAGGAAGTAAAGTAAATACCCTACGGTGGATTATTAATATTATTATAGTATTTGGTTTAAGTGGTTTTTGGCATGGAGCCAATTATACATTCATTATTTGGGGGCTTTTACACGCCACATTTTATTTATTAGAAGCCCTGTACCATAAAATTCGCCCAACTACATTTACCACCTCAAAAACAATATCATTTTTAGGAATTATCTTAACCTTCTTATTAACCACATTCATTTGGGTATTCTTTCGCTCTCCTAATTTAACCATAGCCAAACAAGTAATATTACAATGTTTCCAATATAGTTTTGAAGCTACCAAACAAGTCCATTTACCGGTAAGCCAAATGGCAATGGTATTATTGTTTATAATATTCGAATTTTTACTCATCAAAAACAGATTCGATGTGTTTTTGCAGAGTAAAAACACACCTATTCGCTGGGTATTATATATAATATTAAGTGTAAGTATTTTACTTTTTAGTGGAATACAAAGTTTTCAATTCATTTATTTTCAATTCTAA
- a CDS encoding BamA/TamA family outer membrane protein: protein MLSILKHKNIILIVAGWALFSACNISRIHKREGPKLVKNKVEIEEKGKGRFFESDLESQIKQKPGSKFLGIVRLNVFFYRLGDAGKKDTKLKRFFRDELGSVPVILDSSMIETSVRAMRNYLKSQGYYYSEITYTVADRTFLKERKVVTYHVKLNNQYKYNKLNVNCPDKKLYELINATISESNIKIGRSFNREDFLNEQNRITTNLRNNGYYTFAKEYIDFNIDTNYAEDYLAVDININNKTEQVPFNQYYIRNLVIEVEPNHKNNTKKYDTLVTKNFKYLANGSKINPTILDKMNFLMSGEIFQQNNLNKTYTRLNDLQLFRLVTITPTLVENDTQHFIDFYISLKQLGKYDFTIEPQAITSDQGNLVATQSSRNFGLAAVIQLTDRNIFHNGEILQFRFRTSFEAQRGENISPTPFFNSNEQSLTASIIIPQLLFLPKLDRKFNNASTKTIINSSIIYEKNVDYQRRVLTLGSSYQLNRKLTTYYVAFPEISYIQTSFNNASLEERSKTDIFLQNVFANNLIINDIRLGLTYSTQPISKGKSFFFLRFDALELAGNIVTGLNKLLDAPKVTDESRNIKDKYEILGLNYFQYVKSYIDGRYNQWIDINNTMVYRLAVGYALPYGNSPDYIPFEKRFFTGGANSLRAFRPRSVGPGVYSTTNQIDKSGDIKIEMNAEYRFNLYKRFIEGALFTDAGNVWVVRQDGRVGADFDITNFYNQLAVGSGIGVRLNLSIFVFRLDAAVPLHDPTQTIGNRWVIENAKDLSWYWDNSIFNFGIGYPF from the coding sequence TTGCTAAGCATACTTAAACATAAAAATATTATTCTAATAGTAGCCGGTTGGGCCCTGTTTAGTGCGTGCAATATAAGCAGAATTCATAAACGCGAAGGTCCTAAATTAGTTAAAAACAAAGTAGAAATAGAAGAAAAAGGCAAAGGCCGTTTTTTTGAATCCGATTTAGAAAGCCAGATAAAACAAAAGCCTGGGAGTAAATTTTTAGGTATAGTAAGATTAAATGTATTCTTCTACCGTTTAGGCGATGCAGGTAAAAAAGATACAAAATTAAAACGATTTTTTAGAGACGAGTTGGGTAGCGTTCCAGTTATTTTAGACTCGAGCATGATTGAGACAAGCGTAAGAGCCATGCGTAATTATCTTAAATCACAAGGCTATTATTATTCAGAAATTACCTACACCGTAGCCGACAGAACATTTTTAAAAGAACGCAAAGTCGTTACCTACCATGTTAAACTCAATAACCAGTATAAATACAATAAGTTAAATGTTAACTGCCCTGATAAAAAGCTATACGAACTAATCAATGCAACCATTAGCGAAAGCAATATTAAAATAGGAAGAAGTTTTAACAGAGAAGATTTTTTAAACGAGCAAAATAGAATAACCACTAATTTAAGGAATAATGGTTACTATACATTTGCCAAAGAATACATTGATTTTAATATAGATACCAACTACGCAGAAGATTATTTAGCTGTAGATATTAATATAAACAACAAAACAGAACAAGTACCCTTTAACCAATATTACATTAGAAATTTGGTAATAGAAGTAGAGCCCAATCATAAAAACAATACTAAAAAGTACGATACACTTGTAACAAAAAACTTCAAATACCTGGCAAATGGAAGTAAAATAAACCCCACCATACTCGATAAAATGAATTTTTTAATGAGTGGCGAAATTTTCCAGCAAAATAATTTAAACAAGACATACACCAGGCTTAACGATTTACAACTATTCCGTTTGGTAACCATAACACCTACGTTAGTTGAAAATGATACCCAACATTTTATTGATTTTTACATTAGCTTAAAACAACTGGGTAAATACGATTTCACCATAGAACCACAGGCTATTACAAGTGATCAGGGCAATTTAGTGGCAACACAAAGTTCACGAAATTTTGGATTAGCAGCAGTTATTCAGCTAACAGACAGAAACATTTTTCACAATGGCGAAATTTTGCAGTTCCGTTTTCGTACAAGTTTTGAGGCACAGCGCGGAGAAAATATTAGTCCAACTCCATTTTTTAATAGTAATGAGCAATCATTAACAGCAAGTATTATCATTCCCCAGTTATTATTCCTACCTAAATTAGATAGGAAGTTTAACAATGCCAGTACCAAAACAATCATCAACTCATCCATTATCTATGAAAAAAATGTTGATTACCAGAGAAGAGTATTAACATTAGGTTCTTCCTATCAGTTAAACAGAAAATTAACCACTTACTACGTTGCTTTCCCTGAAATAAGTTATATACAAACAAGCTTTAATAATGCTTCATTAGAGGAACGCAGTAAAACAGACATATTCCTACAAAATGTTTTTGCCAATAATCTAATTATTAACGATATCAGGTTAGGGTTAACCTATAGTACCCAACCTATAAGCAAAGGCAAAAGTTTTTTCTTTTTAAGGTTTGATGCCTTGGAACTTGCAGGTAATATAGTCACCGGATTAAACAAGCTATTAGATGCACCAAAAGTTACCGATGAATCAAGAAATATTAAAGATAAATACGAAATATTAGGATTAAATTATTTTCAATACGTAAAATCCTACATTGACGGTAGGTATAATCAATGGATAGACATAAATAATACCATGGTTTATAGGTTAGCAGTAGGTTATGCTTTACCTTACGGTAATTCACCCGATTATATTCCCTTTGAGAAAAGGTTTTTTACAGGAGGAGCCAATAGTTTAAGAGCATTTCGTCCACGTTCCGTAGGTCCCGGAGTTTATTCAACCACCAATCAAATAGATAAATCAGGTGATATAAAAATAGAAATGAATGCCGAATATAGATTCAATTTATACAAAAGATTTATAGAAGGAGCCCTGTTTACCGATGCTGGTAACGTTTGGGTAGTACGCCAAGACGGGCGGGTAGGGGCCGATTTCGATATAACCAATTTTTATAACCAATTAGCAGTAGGATCAGGAATTGGTGTACGATTAAATTTAAGTATTTTCGTTTTTAGGTTAGATGCAGCAGTTCCTTTACACGATCCAACGCAAACAATAGGCAATAGGTGGGTTATTGAAAATGCCAAAGATTTATCGTGGTATTGGGACAATAGTATTTTTAATTTTGGTATAGGTTATCCTTTTTAA
- a CDS encoding RNA methyltransferase, with product MLSKSTIQYLKGLKEKSNRYSEGFFLAEGSKSAIEFLASNLHIEAIYATMDWALMFPQYKNDVRLQIISPKEIEQISSLKSTRDVVLQIAFQENKIEQINLQSKLHLVLNDIQDPGNLGTIIRIADWYGIKNVVCSEGTADCYNNKCIQATMGSIARVNVFYTDLLNWLPNIKLPIYGAVMDGKNINSVGFENEGLLLIGNEGKGINSSLMPYISEPISIKRVGLAESLNAAIATAIICDRFLNS from the coding sequence ATGCTTAGCAAATCAACAATTCAGTATTTAAAAGGTTTAAAAGAAAAATCAAACAGATACTCCGAAGGCTTTTTTTTGGCCGAAGGTAGTAAATCAGCTATTGAATTTCTTGCATCAAATTTACATATTGAAGCTATATATGCCACTATGGATTGGGCACTTATGTTTCCACAATATAAAAATGATGTACGCTTACAAATAATTTCTCCGAAAGAAATTGAGCAAATAAGCTCACTTAAAAGTACGCGCGATGTGGTATTACAAATTGCATTCCAAGAAAATAAAATAGAGCAAATAAACTTACAATCGAAGTTACATTTGGTTTTAAACGATATTCAAGACCCGGGTAATTTGGGTACTATTATACGCATTGCTGATTGGTATGGAATTAAAAATGTAGTTTGTTCGGAAGGTACGGCTGATTGTTATAACAATAAGTGTATTCAGGCTACAATGGGTAGCATAGCGCGGGTAAATGTTTTTTATACTGACTTATTAAACTGGTTACCAAATATTAAATTACCTATTTATGGTGCAGTAATGGATGGTAAAAATATAAATAGTGTTGGTTTTGAAAATGAAGGATTGCTTTTAATTGGTAACGAAGGAAAGGGTATCAATTCTAGTTTAATGCCTTATATTTCGGAACCTATTAGTATAAAAAGGGTTGGATTGGCTGAAAGTTTAAATGCTGCTATTGCTACGGCTATAATTTGCGACAGATTTTTAAATAGTTAA
- a CDS encoding DUF6798 domain-containing protein yields the protein MQLLHNRYLHFLFIAILYILTNGYLFNTGDQAEHLPQLYQKLNPELYPHDFFLTYYNQTFTVRFYFVNFMYALAQLFGVELSCFFVYIICVYWAVAGVYFLFTCFTDNTAHTWIGVYFYLFFARYFVIGGNYFQDDMLVGSSIAEVMCVWAFVLLFRNKIYYAALLAGIASLFQPLIGLHVAFIMGGALLIKHIKRKEWNVKTVWELLGFTAIYFAIAAFVLLPIALKQSGSTVNNEEANKILYEYRGALHYLPQLFPVKDYVLMIGFLLASVVAIYYSAIINKQLLLTVIGFTITCTLLFAVYLLINPYSNLGKLQWFKTSVWINLLAAVCVTGILQFKSITFGKPLLFAGVVCICGWAGFKGFKNYTQNKLPFCNTSELTLAHEWILNNTPVDCIVLAPPNDYSFSCEAKRSMPVNYKAIVHEAPYLLQWKAGMEKYYGVDFAHLEKLNCLPEAVNGFYKINFSDYGNKEIDYVMLAKQQIPAGLYDNEQVCFSNKEYMVLKMNRAVINYRVFLAR from the coding sequence TTGCAGTTACTTCATAACAGGTATTTACATTTTCTTTTTATAGCCATTTTATATATTTTAACCAATGGTTATTTGTTTAATACGGGCGATCAGGCGGAGCATTTACCCCAGTTGTACCAAAAGTTAAATCCTGAACTTTACCCACACGATTTTTTCCTGACTTACTACAATCAAACTTTTACTGTAAGGTTCTATTTTGTAAATTTTATGTATGCGCTTGCACAGCTTTTTGGTGTGGAGTTAAGTTGTTTTTTTGTTTATATTATTTGTGTGTATTGGGCTGTAGCGGGTGTTTATTTTCTTTTTACCTGTTTTACTGATAATACTGCTCATACTTGGATAGGTGTGTATTTCTATTTATTCTTTGCCCGTTATTTTGTTATTGGAGGTAATTATTTTCAGGATGATATGCTGGTAGGCAGCAGTATTGCGGAGGTTATGTGTGTGTGGGCTTTCGTTTTACTATTTCGAAATAAAATATATTATGCTGCTTTACTGGCGGGCATAGCCAGTTTGTTTCAACCGCTTATTGGTTTGCATGTGGCATTTATTATGGGTGGAGCTTTGCTTATAAAACATATAAAACGAAAAGAATGGAATGTAAAAACTGTTTGGGAGTTATTGGGATTTACCGCCATTTATTTTGCTATAGCTGCTTTTGTTTTATTACCTATTGCTTTAAAACAATCGGGTTCTACAGTTAATAATGAAGAAGCAAATAAAATTTTGTATGAATACCGCGGGGCTTTGCATTATTTACCACAGCTTTTCCCGGTTAAGGATTATGTTTTAATGATTGGTTTTTTATTGGCATCAGTTGTTGCTATTTATTATAGCGCTATAATAAACAAACAGCTTTTACTCACGGTGATTGGCTTTACCATAACCTGTACTTTGTTGTTTGCAGTCTATTTATTGATTAATCCTTATTCAAACCTTGGCAAGCTGCAATGGTTTAAAACTTCGGTATGGATTAATTTATTGGCTGCGGTATGTGTTACAGGTATATTGCAATTCAAGTCAATAACATTTGGCAAACCTTTACTTTTTGCAGGTGTTGTATGTATATGTGGTTGGGCGGGTTTTAAAGGTTTTAAAAATTACACGCAAAACAAATTACCTTTTTGTAATACCAGTGAGCTAACTCTGGCGCATGAATGGATTTTAAATAATACGCCTGTTGATTGTATTGTTTTAGCTCCCCCTAATGATTACTCGTTTTCATGCGAAGCCAAACGCAGTATGCCTGTTAACTATAAAGCCATTGTACACGAAGCCCCTTATTTGCTCCAATGGAAAGCGGGCATGGAAAAATATTATGGTGTTGATTTTGCCCATTTGGAAAAGCTGAATTGTTTACCTGAAGCTGTTAATGGGTTTTATAAAATAAACTTTAGTGATTATGGCAACAAGGAAATTGATTATGTAATGTTAGCCAAACAACAAATACCTGCGGGATTGTACGATAACGAACAGGTATGTTTCAGCAATAAGGAATATATGGTACTTAAAATGAATAGGGCTGTTATAAACTACCGCGTTTTTTTAGCCAGATAA
- the lptC gene encoding LPS export ABC transporter periplasmic protein LptC produces the protein MTNTQNIGSKTFLFLVSICMLLGACKNDNIEKVRVITAADNLPMEEGSNIVLNYTDSGFVKAKVFAPIMQRFDNEKRNQSVMTKGITAYFYDKDKKITSYIKSKYAVRDDQQRTMTAKYDVIVVNIKGDTLRTESLVWDEKTNLISTNEAVKITTKNDIIYGDGLETNSAFNPYKILKIRGVVSIK, from the coding sequence ATGACTAATACGCAAAACATAGGTAGCAAAACATTTTTATTTTTAGTATCAATATGTATGCTGTTAGGAGCATGTAAAAACGATAATATAGAAAAAGTAAGAGTAATTACCGCTGCCGATAATTTGCCTATGGAAGAAGGTTCCAATATAGTACTAAACTATACCGATTCAGGTTTTGTTAAAGCCAAAGTATTTGCACCCATTATGCAACGTTTCGATAATGAAAAACGAAACCAGTCTGTAATGACAAAAGGTATAACAGCTTATTTTTACGATAAAGACAAAAAAATAACCAGTTATATTAAATCAAAATACGCAGTTCGCGATGACCAGCAACGTACCATGACTGCCAAGTACGATGTAATAGTAGTAAACATTAAAGGCGATACCTTAAGAACAGAAAGTTTGGTTTGGGATGAAAAAACCAATTTAATAAGCACCAACGAAGCTGTTAAAATTACCACTAAAAACGATATTATTTATGGAGATGGACTGGAAACCAATTCCGCATTTAATCCATACAAAATTTTAAAAATTAGGGGAGTAGTAAGTATAAAATAA
- a CDS encoding type III pantothenate kinase, with protein sequence MMNICIDIGNTQTKVGVFNQADLLESVAVEHLSGETIAQLLLKYNITHSIISRVGASNQNLQDILAQKTNTLVLTASTPLPFENLYATPQTLGVDRIALAAAATNYVTENNVLVVSCGTCVTFEFVNRKAQYLGGAISPGLNMRLQAMSHFTEKLPLLNFTEPGHFNGNSTETCMQSGAFIGMLEEIKGRINLYETEFGTTELLLSGGDCFLFEKHLKKSVFAHPYLTLFGLNKILTYNV encoded by the coding sequence ATGATGAATATATGCATAGATATAGGCAACACCCAAACCAAAGTGGGCGTTTTTAACCAGGCTGATTTGTTAGAGTCTGTTGCTGTTGAACATTTATCAGGCGAAACAATAGCGCAGCTACTTTTAAAATATAACATTACCCATAGCATTATAAGCAGGGTAGGAGCAAGCAATCAAAACCTTCAGGATATACTGGCGCAAAAAACCAATACATTGGTATTAACAGCCAGTACTCCATTACCTTTTGAAAATTTATATGCTACGCCACAAACATTAGGGGTGGACAGGATAGCACTGGCAGCAGCAGCAACCAATTATGTTACTGAAAACAACGTGTTGGTAGTTAGTTGCGGCACCTGTGTAACCTTTGAGTTTGTTAACCGTAAAGCACAATACCTGGGCGGTGCTATATCGCCCGGTTTAAATATGCGTTTACAAGCCATGAGTCATTTTACCGAAAAACTGCCTCTGTTAAATTTTACAGAGCCCGGCCACTTTAATGGAAACAGTACCGAAACCTGTATGCAAAGCGGTGCTTTTATTGGTATGTTAGAAGAAATAAAAGGACGCATTAACCTATATGAAACAGAGTTTGGCACCACCGAACTATTATTAAGTGGAGGCGATTGTTTTTTGTTTGAAAAACACCTAAAAAAAAGCGTATTTGCGCATCCCTATTTAACATTATTCGGTCTCAATAAAATTTTAACATACAATGTATAA
- a CDS encoding biotin--[acetyl-CoA-carboxylase] ligase → MLGIQFQIHFVNQVNSTNNYLKSLPAQNGLVVYSAYQTAGRGQANSVWESEVNKNLLCSILFEFNKVPVEQQAYINMAVSIALQQVVFKLAQTKCYIKWPNDIYINNRKIAGILIENSIQGENIKQTVVGIGLNVKQTHFFNKNAISLNNIINTPFEIEEVLNVLLEELSMAYENIKAGKWDEIIETYNAHLFRKHETSYFTINNQMVLGQIDSVNKQGLLEVLIGQTVQLFAHKEIGMII, encoded by the coding sequence TTGTTAGGTATTCAATTTCAAATACACTTTGTAAATCAGGTAAATTCAACCAATAATTACCTTAAAAGCTTACCCGCTCAAAATGGTTTGGTGGTTTACAGTGCGTACCAAACAGCGGGTAGGGGGCAGGCCAATAGTGTATGGGAGAGCGAAGTGAATAAAAACCTGCTGTGCAGTATTTTGTTTGAATTTAATAAAGTGCCCGTTGAGCAGCAAGCCTATATTAATATGGCCGTAAGCATTGCATTGCAGCAGGTAGTATTTAAGTTAGCCCAAACCAAATGTTATATTAAATGGCCCAACGATATATATATTAACAACAGAAAAATAGCAGGTATACTGATTGAAAACTCCATACAGGGCGAAAATATTAAACAAACTGTAGTAGGTATAGGCTTAAATGTGAAACAAACACATTTTTTCAATAAAAATGCCATTTCATTAAACAATATAATAAACACCCCATTTGAAATAGAAGAAGTATTAAACGTTTTGCTGGAAGAGTTAAGCATGGCGTATGAAAACATTAAGGCAGGCAAGTGGGACGAAATAATAGAAACCTATAACGCTCATTTGTTCCGCAAACACGAAACCAGTTACTTTACCATTAATAACCAAATGGTTTTAGGGCAAATAGACAGCGTAAACAAACAAGGCTTGTTAGAGGTGCTAATTGGTCAAACGGTACAATTGTTTGCCCATAAAGAAATAGGAATGATTATTTAA
- the rsfS gene encoding ribosome silencing factor — MAKIPAKKTAAKKAAPKKTTTKATAAKKVSAKTKTTPKEDKINKISDPTEFLAWAVAQGMFERKAEDIKILDMRKVKAASADFFVISHAESDKQVEAIARSVDEEVKKLTGENPWHREGLENMEWVLLDYFNVVAHVFQREKREFYGVEELWGDATLVEFKGK; from the coding sequence ATGGCAAAAATACCAGCAAAAAAAACAGCCGCAAAGAAAGCAGCCCCTAAAAAAACTACTACAAAGGCTACTGCAGCTAAAAAAGTAAGTGCAAAAACCAAGACCACTCCTAAAGAAGATAAAATTAATAAGATAAGCGATCCAACTGAATTTTTAGCTTGGGCGGTAGCTCAGGGTATGTTTGAGAGAAAAGCCGAAGACATTAAAATTTTAGATATGCGCAAAGTAAAAGCAGCCAGTGCTGATTTTTTTGTAATTAGCCATGCCGAAAGCGATAAGCAGGTAGAGGCTATTGCACGCAGTGTGGATGAAGAAGTAAAAAAACTAACCGGAGAAAACCCTTGGCACCGCGAAGGATTGGAAAATATGGAATGGGTTTTATTGGATTACTTTAATGTAGTAGCTCACGTATTCCAACGTGAGAAACGTGAGTTTTACGGAGTGGAAGAGTTATGGGGCGATGCGACCTTAGTTGAATTTAAAGGAAAATAA
- the yidC gene encoding membrane protein insertase YidC yields MLDRNTLIGFTLILALLVGWAYFLKPSDAEMEAYKRQQDSTKIADIKQDSLIRASLDTAQSKKLTATTDSNAVKSTFGSFAAYANGKEEFTSIENDELKITFSNKGGRIYKVQLKKYLTYGKKELLLLDGAENKQSFDFPTTDNKIINTADLYFVPTLGADGKSLSMKVSLGANQYIEQLYAFDENNNILKYTINLVGLENIIQRNRTSIDLNWTANIRPQEKTREAEERVSTIYYRVKDDEPASLSENKEVKENITSDLQWVSYKQQYFNQTIIADKGFTDAVLETKNDPYKNNIRNFSAVLTLPYNHTANENFSMKIYYGPNHYKTLEKLGISMERIVPMGWGVFRWVNKYIVVNVFSFLSKYIGSFGIIILILTLIIKTALLPLVYKSYLSAAKMRLLKPELDEIKEKNGNDMTKIQQENMKMYRKAGVNPFGGCIPVLLQLPILFAMFQFFPSAFELRQQNFLWADDLSTFDNVFTLPFPIPIYGSHVSLFALLMTISSVAYALYNNQATGATGQMKWLGLIMPVVFLFTLNSFAAGLNYYYFVSNLVTILQQLTIKFFVDEKKLHSQLQENKKKPQQKSKFQQKLEDMAKKRGVDLNNMGKK; encoded by the coding sequence ATGTTAGACAGAAACACACTTATAGGCTTTACGCTTATTTTGGCCCTTTTAGTAGGTTGGGCTTACTTTTTAAAACCTAGCGATGCAGAAATGGAGGCTTACAAACGCCAACAGGATAGCACTAAAATAGCAGACATTAAGCAGGATAGTTTAATCAGAGCCAGTTTAGATACTGCTCAAAGCAAAAAACTAACTGCTACTACTGATAGCAATGCCGTAAAAAGCACCTTTGGTTCATTTGCAGCTTATGCCAATGGCAAAGAAGAGTTTACCAGCATTGAAAACGATGAACTAAAAATTACTTTCAGCAACAAAGGCGGTAGAATATATAAAGTACAATTAAAAAAGTACCTTACTTACGGCAAAAAGGAATTATTGTTATTAGACGGAGCAGAAAACAAACAATCGTTTGATTTCCCTACCACTGATAATAAAATTATTAATACCGCTGATTTATACTTTGTGCCTACTTTGGGTGCTGATGGTAAAAGCTTAAGCATGAAGGTAAGCTTGGGTGCTAACCAATATATTGAGCAACTGTATGCTTTTGACGAGAACAATAATATTTTAAAATACACTATTAATTTAGTTGGATTGGAAAACATTATTCAGCGCAACAGAACCAGTATTGACTTAAACTGGACTGCCAATATCAGACCACAAGAAAAAACACGTGAGGCAGAAGAGCGCGTTTCCACTATTTATTACCGTGTAAAAGATGATGAGCCAGCTTCGTTATCGGAAAACAAAGAAGTAAAAGAAAATATTACCAGCGATTTGCAGTGGGTTAGTTACAAGCAACAATATTTTAACCAAACCATTATTGCCGATAAAGGATTTACCGATGCAGTTTTGGAAACTAAAAACGATCCTTATAAAAACAATATACGCAACTTTAGCGCTGTTTTAACCTTACCGTATAACCATACTGCCAATGAAAATTTCAGTATGAAAATATACTACGGGCCTAACCACTACAAAACTTTAGAGAAATTAGGTATTTCAATGGAGCGTATTGTTCCTATGGGCTGGGGCGTTTTCCGTTGGGTAAATAAATATATTGTAGTTAACGTATTTTCTTTCTTAAGTAAGTATATTGGTAGTTTTGGTATTATTATTTTAATACTTACCCTTATTATAAAAACAGCCTTATTGCCTTTGGTATACAAAAGTTATTTAAGTGCTGCTAAAATGCGTTTATTGAAACCTGAGTTGGATGAAATAAAAGAGAAAAATGGTAACGACATGACCAAAATTCAGCAGGAGAACATGAAAATGTACCGCAAGGCGGGTGTTAATCCGTTTGGAGGTTGTATTCCGGTATTGTTACAGTTACCTATTTTATTTGCCATGTTCCAGTTTTTCCCTTCGGCTTTTGAATTACGCCAGCAAAACTTTTTATGGGCAGATGATTTATCAACGTTTGACAATGTGTTCACCTTACCTTTTCCTATTCCAATATATGGGAGCCACGTAAGTTTATTTGCTTTGTTAATGACTATTTCATCTGTGGCTTATGCCTTATACAATAACCAGGCTACAGGTGCTACAGGACAAATGAAATGGTTAGGTTTAATTATGCCGGTAGTATTTTTATTTACCTTAAACAGCTTTGCGGCAGGATTAAACTACTACTACTTTGTATCCAACCTAGTAACCATTTTACAACAGTTAACCATTAAGTTTTTTGTTGACGAGAAGAAACTACACAGCCAATTGCAGGAGAACAAAAAGAAACCTCAGCAAAAATCTAAGTTCCAGCAAAAACTGGAAGATATGGCTAAGAAACGTGGTGTTGATTTGAATAATATGGGTAAAAAATAA